In one window of Amblyomma americanum isolate KBUSLIRL-KWMA chromosome 9, ASM5285725v1, whole genome shotgun sequence DNA:
- the LOC144103317 gene encoding uncharacterized protein LOC144103317, with translation MPKSILQDPLLLSQLKWSEIEDLLCLEVFGETRRDPLSVRGLLNIDDIDSGVFRTHFRFEKHDLHRLQRALQIPGAVVTPQRVAVPGDEALCITLRRLAYPNRLCDLEDLFRRHSSTLSSVTNIVLGQIETRFFHLLDDLNNHAWLNLDSLETFSQVSR, from the exons ATGCCGAAGAGCATACTCCAAGACCCGCTACTCTTGTCACAGCTAAAGTGGTCAGAGATAGAAGACTTGCTGTGTCTTGAAGTCTTTGGTGAGACGCGACGTGACCCACTTTCTGTGCGCGGGCTTTTGAAC ATTGACGACATCGACAGTGGTGTGTTCAGGACGCATTTTCGATTCGAGAAGCATGACTTGCACAGGCTGCAGAGGGCCTTACAAATACCTGGAGCGGTGGTAACTCCACAGAGGGTGGCAGTTCCCGGGGACGAGGCCCTGTGCATAACCCTGCGACGGCTTGCGTACCCGAACCGGCTCTGCGATCTGGAAGACCTTTTCAGGCGACACAGCTCTACCCTATCGTCTGTGACCAACATAGTTCTCGGGCAAATTGAAACGCGTTTTTTTCATTTGTTGGATGACCTAAACAACCATGCCTGGCTGAACCTGGACTCGCTGGAAACGTTCTCTCAGGTAAGCCGTTAA